One part of the Desulfatirhabdium butyrativorans DSM 18734 genome encodes these proteins:
- a CDS encoding class I adenylate-forming enzyme family protein, whose product MIVTEILARNARMYPEETSLIERNPQQGTRLELSWREFDELADRIAAILISRGVGKGDRVVQLMMNGIYWLPVYFGILRTGAVVVPLNYRFDAITIRKCVQTAQAKVMVFGSEFIERILAEKGNLDTWVRHYLFAEEKAGCPGFAENLLPIAAALKTEELALAIETPLVTDPAGLYFTSGTTGDPKGVLLTHRNLESACYIENAHHRQQHEDNFLLIPPLYHTGAKMHWFGSFIVGAKAVILKGADPQSILEAVSEEQATIVWLLVPWALDILFAVESGEIKLDRYRLAQWRLMHIGAQPVPPSLIREWRKHFPAQQYDTNYGLTESTGPGCVHLGIENTHKIGSIGKAGFDWEARILSMDGKPAARGEAGELVVRGPGVMQEYYRNPDATREVLIDGWLHTGDIAREDADGFIWLVDRKKDVIITGGENIYPVEIEDYLQSHVKIQDVAVIGIPSLRLGEIPVAIVQLKPGMEASKEEILGFCEGLPRYKRPRKIYFDTVPRNPTGKIEKPRLRKHYGGQSESFQIG is encoded by the coding sequence ATGATCGTTACGGAAATATTGGCCCGAAACGCCCGGATGTATCCGGAGGAGACGTCGCTGATCGAGCGCAATCCGCAACAGGGAACACGGTTGGAATTGAGCTGGCGGGAATTCGATGAACTTGCCGACCGGATTGCGGCCATACTGATCAGTCGGGGTGTCGGGAAGGGAGACCGGGTTGTGCAGCTCATGATGAACGGGATTTACTGGCTTCCCGTTTATTTCGGCATTCTCCGGACCGGGGCGGTTGTCGTTCCCTTGAACTACCGATTCGATGCCATCACGATTCGAAAATGCGTTCAGACGGCGCAGGCTAAGGTGATGGTTTTCGGATCGGAATTTATCGAACGGATCCTTGCCGAAAAAGGCAATCTCGATACCTGGGTTCGCCATTATCTGTTTGCAGAGGAAAAGGCGGGTTGTCCGGGCTTTGCCGAAAATCTACTCCCCATTGCGGCTGCGCTGAAGACAGAGGAGCTTGCGTTGGCCATAGAAACTCCGCTTGTGACCGATCCTGCAGGCCTGTATTTCACCTCCGGAACGACGGGAGATCCCAAAGGCGTGTTGTTGACGCACCGGAATCTTGAGAGCGCCTGCTATATCGAAAATGCGCACCATCGGCAGCAGCATGAAGACAATTTTCTGCTGATTCCCCCCTTGTACCACACAGGCGCCAAGATGCACTGGTTCGGCAGTTTCATTGTGGGCGCGAAAGCCGTGATCCTGAAAGGCGCCGATCCGCAAAGCATTCTGGAAGCTGTATCGGAGGAGCAGGCTACCATCGTCTGGCTTCTCGTTCCCTGGGCGCTCGATATCCTCTTTGCGGTCGAAAGCGGCGAGATCAAGCTCGATCGCTACCGGCTGGCGCAGTGGCGGCTGATGCATATCGGCGCCCAGCCCGTTCCCCCAAGCCTGATCCGGGAGTGGCGCAAACATTTTCCGGCGCAGCAATACGATACGAATTACGGACTGACCGAAAGCACAGGTCCTGGCTGTGTTCATCTCGGGATTGAAAACACGCATAAAATCGGCTCGATTGGGAAAGCCGGTTTTGACTGGGAGGCCCGCATCCTCTCAATGGATGGAAAGCCTGCGGCCCGGGGCGAGGCCGGCGAGCTGGTGGTCCGGGGGCCGGGCGTGATGCAGGAATATTATCGCAATCCCGATGCCACGCGGGAAGTTTTAATCGATGGGTGGTTGCATACCGGGGATATTGCGCGGGAAGATGCGGATGGATTCATCTGGCTGGTCGACCGGAAGAAGGATGTGATCATTACGGGCGGTGAAAATATCTATCCCGTGGAAATCGAGGATTATCTCCAGTCTCATGTCAAGATTCAGGATGTGGCCGTCATTGGTATTCCGAGCCTGAGGCTGGGTGAAATACCGGTGGCCATCGTCCAGTTGAAGCCCGGCATGGAAGCGAGCAAGGAGGAGATTCTGGGCTTCTGTGAAGGATTGCCCCGCTACAAACGTCCCCGGAAAATCTATTTCGATACGGTTCCCCGAAACCCAACGGGAAAAATCGAAAAGCCCAGACTCCGCAAACACTATGGCGGCCAATCGGAGAGTTTTCAGATCGGCTGA
- a CDS encoding glycogen/starch/alpha-glucan phosphorylase — MQTSVLFKSWGTFNKGMNAKSILLSFANHLEYSLSKDQYTATRRDMYHALALAARDRMVERWIHTQQSYYLQDVKRIYYLSAEYLMGRVLINNLINLGIYEEARKAIEEIHLSLEDLAEQEPDMGLGNGGLGRLAACFLDSLATMQIPAYGYGIRYEFGIFDQAIKNLEQVELPENWLKFGNPWEIARPEYTFNVHYYGRVKQTVDGEGRLKSEWIDTSNVIGMAYDIPIAGYGNNTVNTLRLWSARASKEFDLNYFQHGDYLKAVEEKNISENISKVLYPNDQEMQGKELRLKQEYFFVCCSIKDIIRRYLVNHDNFDTFADKVAIHLNDTHPSLAVAELMRLFLDKYQMSWEAAWEITTRACAFTNHTLLAEALEKWPVPMFENILPRHLQIIYEINRRFLRDVSIRFMRDNDRLRRMSLIEEGDVKKVRMAHLAIVGSHSVNGVAALHTRLLREFELRDFDEMFPNRFNNKTNGVTPRRWLLLANPDLARLITHHIGDKWITDLDQLRSIEQFSEDAAFRKNWRETKLLNKKRLAETIRKLTGTIVNPESIFDVQVKRIHEYKRQTLNILHVIYRWLTMKNNPDASFAPRTFIFGGKAAPGYYYAKMIIKLICHAAEMINRDTSTLDRLKIVFLPNYRVSVAEKIFPAADVSEQISTAGYEASGTSNMKFALNGALTIGTLDGANIEIMEEVGEENIVIFGMTAQQVRELASNYAPWDICSQDPVLQQVIDLIREGFFSPEEPDMFHPLMDRIQYADPFMVLADFKAYCNAHSAIDDFYADPDTWTRKSISNVARIGKFSSDRTIREYNEEIWKATSVPITKEE, encoded by the coding sequence ATGCAAACCAGCGTTCTGTTCAAGTCCTGGGGAACTTTCAACAAGGGAATGAATGCCAAAAGCATTCTGCTGTCCTTCGCCAACCATCTCGAATACTCCCTCTCCAAAGACCAGTACACGGCGACCCGGCGGGATATGTACCATGCCCTCGCGCTTGCAGCCCGCGACCGAATGGTCGAGCGCTGGATTCACACCCAGCAGAGCTACTACCTGCAGGATGTCAAGCGCATCTATTATCTTTCCGCCGAATACCTGATGGGTCGAGTTCTGATCAACAATCTCATCAACCTCGGCATTTACGAAGAAGCCAGAAAGGCCATCGAGGAAATCCACCTCAGCCTGGAGGATCTGGCTGAACAGGAACCCGATATGGGGTTGGGAAACGGCGGACTGGGCAGACTTGCCGCCTGTTTTCTCGATTCGCTGGCAACGATGCAGATCCCCGCTTACGGTTACGGCATACGATATGAGTTCGGCATCTTCGATCAGGCCATCAAGAACCTCGAACAGGTTGAACTGCCCGAAAACTGGTTGAAATTTGGCAACCCCTGGGAGATCGCCCGTCCCGAATACACCTTCAACGTTCACTATTATGGCCGTGTCAAACAAACCGTCGATGGCGAAGGCAGGCTGAAATCGGAATGGATTGATACCAGCAACGTCATCGGCATGGCTTACGATATCCCCATTGCAGGATATGGAAACAACACGGTAAACACGCTGCGGCTATGGTCCGCCCGGGCATCCAAGGAATTCGACCTGAATTACTTTCAGCACGGAGATTACCTCAAGGCCGTCGAGGAAAAAAACATCTCGGAAAATATTTCCAAGGTTCTCTATCCCAACGATCAGGAAATGCAGGGAAAGGAACTTCGCCTGAAACAGGAGTATTTTTTTGTCTGCTGCTCGATCAAGGACATCATCCGCCGTTACCTCGTCAACCACGACAATTTCGATACATTTGCCGACAAGGTGGCCATTCATCTCAACGATACCCATCCATCCCTTGCCGTAGCCGAGCTGATGCGGCTGTTTCTCGACAAATACCAGATGTCCTGGGAAGCAGCCTGGGAGATCACCACCCGGGCTTGCGCTTTCACCAACCACACCCTGCTTGCGGAAGCGCTGGAAAAATGGCCGGTGCCCATGTTCGAAAACATTTTACCGCGGCATCTGCAAATCATCTATGAAATCAACCGCCGGTTTTTGCGGGACGTATCCATCCGCTTCATGCGGGACAACGACCGGCTGCGCCGCATGTCCCTGATCGAAGAAGGCGACGTCAAGAAAGTGCGCATGGCTCACCTGGCTATCGTTGGATCCCATTCGGTCAACGGCGTGGCCGCTTTGCATACCCGACTGCTTCGGGAGTTCGAGCTTCGGGACTTCGATGAAATGTTCCCCAATCGGTTCAACAACAAAACCAACGGCGTCACGCCGAGGCGCTGGCTTCTGCTGGCCAATCCGGATTTGGCCCGGTTGATCACCCATCATATCGGAGACAAATGGATCACCGATCTCGATCAACTCCGATCCATCGAGCAATTCTCTGAAGATGCCGCATTTCGCAAGAACTGGCGTGAAACCAAATTGCTCAACAAAAAACGGCTTGCCGAAACCATCCGAAAATTGACGGGCACCATCGTAAACCCCGAATCGATCTTCGATGTGCAGGTCAAACGTATCCATGAATACAAACGACAGACCCTCAACATTCTGCACGTAATCTACCGGTGGCTGACGATGAAGAACAATCCCGATGCATCCTTTGCGCCAAGGACCTTCATCTTCGGCGGAAAGGCAGCCCCTGGATACTACTACGCCAAAATGATCATCAAACTGATCTGCCATGCCGCAGAAATGATCAACCGGGACACCTCGACGCTGGATCGGCTCAAAATCGTTTTTTTGCCCAACTATCGGGTTTCCGTGGCGGAAAAGATTTTTCCGGCAGCCGACGTCTCCGAGCAGATTTCAACGGCAGGCTATGAAGCATCCGGCACATCCAATATGAAATTCGCCCTGAACGGCGCCCTGACCATCGGCACACTGGATGGGGCCAACATCGAGATCATGGAGGAAGTAGGCGAGGAAAACATCGTGATCTTCGGGATGACGGCTCAACAGGTACGGGAGCTCGCCTCCAATTATGCGCCGTGGGACATCTGCAGCCAGGACCCCGTGTTGCAGCAGGTCATCGATTTGATCCGCGAAGGGTTTTTCAGCCCGGAAGAGCCCGATATGTTTCATCCCCTGATGGATCGCATCCAGTATGCCGATCCGTTCATGGTGCTGGCGGATTTCAAAGCCTATTGCAATGCGCACTCGGCCATCGATGATTTTTATGCAGATCCGGATACCTGGACACGCAAATCGATTTCGAATGTAGCCAGAATCGGAAAATTTTCATCCGACCGAACCATTCGGGAATACAACGAAGAGATTTGGAAAGCCACCTCTGTTCCGATCACGAAAGAGGAATGA
- a CDS encoding flagellar brake protein, whose protein sequence is MNPSNGSNRLNIELGSPINVQFPSEDIRFPFFLIGMDIDRTLIAKPQPSPVLNRLIVEGREVIIRYLSFGRVFGFRSCIQGHIVRPFRMVFLSYPEKLETINLRRKERIYCFLPAYLTIDGASVAGMVVDLSEGGCRWVCQGDQMGDRKAPNINASIQMAFPLPGECGVMQCMVIVRNISQEAGQVKIGLSFFNLEPESLKKIQRYVTEAKQFQQGIG, encoded by the coding sequence ATGAATCCATCGAATGGTTCGAATCGTCTCAACATCGAATTGGGCAGTCCGATCAACGTGCAATTTCCATCGGAGGATATCCGGTTCCCTTTTTTTCTGATCGGCATGGATATCGATAGAACCCTGATTGCCAAGCCCCAGCCCTCCCCGGTGCTAAATAGGCTGATCGTCGAAGGTCGGGAAGTGATTATCCGATATCTGTCCTTCGGCAGGGTCTTCGGTTTTCGCTCGTGTATTCAGGGTCATATCGTTCGACCTTTCCGAATGGTTTTTCTGAGCTATCCTGAGAAACTCGAAACCATCAATTTGAGACGGAAGGAAAGAATATACTGCTTTTTGCCCGCTTACCTCACGATTGATGGGGCGTCCGTAGCGGGGATGGTTGTCGATCTGAGTGAGGGGGGATGTCGATGGGTATGTCAAGGCGACCAGATGGGGGATCGCAAGGCTCCGAACATCAATGCATCGATCCAGATGGCATTTCCACTTCCTGGAGAGTGCGGGGTGATGCAGTGCATGGTGATCGTCAGAAACATTTCTCAGGAAGCCGGGCAAGTAAAGATCGGTTTGTCCTTTTTCAACCTGGAACCGGAATCGTTGAAAAAGATCCAGCGTTATGTTACGGAAGCAAAGCAGTTTCAGCAGGGGATTGGGTGA
- a CDS encoding EAL and HDOD domain-containing protein: MDLYMARQPIFDRNKAVLGYELLFRDGIQSCFPSVDGSVATSCVLSQSFFAEDIEQVVLKRKAFINFPENLLLNRTPTLFPKDHLVVEILETVRLTEEVFQALNELHGHGYVLALDDFVFTDGYEQLFPIIAIVKIDIRITPLNVLQRFLPRFKPHPMKLLAEKVETEEELQRCMDLGFDYFQGYFFDKPQTIRSKSPGSSRLALVQLMAEIAREELLIDDLVKIIGHDVGISYSLLRYINSAFFFRGSEISSIRQALLRLGEEGIRRLIPVLAMSHAGIGKPSELIRTAVIRAKFCEIVAAKLSMEDAGLRKEIPEWFLTGLFSVIDAILDEPMEKVLARISLSSKIRTALLKRKGPMADAVALIRAYETGDWCQVIDLSKGFEFSSDSVPAIYWEAVSWADALAAVL; the protein is encoded by the coding sequence ATGGACCTTTATATGGCCAGGCAGCCCATTTTCGATCGGAACAAGGCCGTCCTGGGGTACGAACTCCTGTTCCGGGATGGTATCCAGTCCTGTTTCCCTTCGGTAGATGGCTCTGTTGCCACCAGCTGTGTGCTCTCCCAGAGTTTTTTCGCGGAGGACATCGAACAGGTTGTCCTGAAGCGGAAGGCCTTCATCAATTTTCCGGAAAATCTCCTGCTGAACCGTACCCCGACACTTTTCCCGAAAGACCATCTCGTTGTCGAAATTCTGGAAACGGTTCGGTTGACCGAGGAAGTCTTTCAGGCGTTGAACGAACTTCACGGGCATGGATATGTACTTGCCTTGGACGATTTTGTTTTTACCGATGGGTATGAACAACTCTTTCCCATCATTGCCATTGTCAAAATCGACATCCGCATCACGCCCCTGAATGTGCTGCAGCGATTTCTTCCGCGGTTCAAACCCCATCCCATGAAGCTGCTGGCTGAAAAAGTGGAAACCGAGGAGGAACTGCAACGATGCATGGATTTGGGGTTTGATTATTTTCAGGGGTATTTTTTCGACAAGCCGCAAACCATCCGGAGCAAGAGCCCGGGCAGTTCCCGATTGGCTCTTGTTCAGCTCATGGCCGAGATCGCCCGGGAAGAGTTGCTCATCGACGATCTGGTGAAGATCATCGGCCACGATGTGGGCATTTCCTATTCGCTGCTGCGTTATATCAATTCGGCTTTCTTCTTTCGCGGGAGCGAGATTTCATCCATTCGCCAGGCACTGCTTCGTTTGGGGGAGGAAGGGATCAGGCGATTGATCCCCGTTTTGGCCATGAGCCATGCAGGCATCGGAAAACCCAGCGAATTGATCCGAACGGCTGTGATCCGCGCCAAATTCTGTGAAATCGTCGCCGCAAAGCTTTCTATGGAAGATGCCGGATTGCGAAAGGAGATTCCAGAATGGTTCCTGACGGGTCTGTTTTCTGTCATCGATGCGATATTGGATGAGCCCATGGAGAAAGTGCTTGCCAGAATCAGCCTTTCATCGAAAATCCGAACGGCGTTGCTGAAACGCAAGGGACCGATGGCCGATGCTGTTGCGCTGATTCGTGCCTATGAAACCGGAGATTGGTGTCAAGTGATCGATTTGTCCAAGGGGTTTGAATTCTCTTCAGATTCTGTTCCTGCCATATACTGGGAAGCTGTTTCATGGGCCGACGCCTTGGCGGCGGTTCTATAA